The following is a genomic window from Neurospora crassa OR74A linkage group III, whole genome shotgun sequence.
cTAAGTCGAAGTCGCAtatacttttttttcttttttttttcccctccctgccccatccctccctccataatgcttttttttttcgtcttcCCCCCCAAGACCCCCAAAGAAGCAACTCATCGATGTGCCTTCGTCCTAGGTACTACTACTtactcctccctctctacTGGTTGCCCATCTCCTGCTGTATCCTCCGCAGATAAGTCGTGTTGACCACGTTCCACGCCGCCATGTACTTTTCGGTGCACTGGGTCACGCACGTCTTCTCGCtgttggagagggaggagccGGGCTTGGGGACGCACGAGGTGAAGCAGTTTTCGCCGattttctgtttttttttttacattGAAGGCCCGGTTAGTTGGTTGGCGGttttgagagagagagagagagagagagagagcaaaagagagaaaacggaaagacagagagagagagagagagagagaggtacgtacctccaTCAAAGTCCGCGCATTGGCGCTCTGGGACTCGATGAGAACCTGCTTGATGATAGCCTTCTTGACGGTCTCGGAGGTTGAGTCGGACATGGTTGCGATTTTTTTTGTATAGAGTTTTGGAGTTTGAAGTTTGGATttgggtgtggtggtggtggtggtggttggttaTTAAATCAGTCGCGAAGTTGCCGGAGCTAAGATCTTGGTGACGGCTTCGATAAAGTGGGAATGATAGGTAACTTGACTGCGAACGAAGCTCCGGACGAATGCCGCAGCAAGCCAGGATCCCAGTCAGTTCGAAATGTTTATTATGGAGGTGTGGCTTTAGTAAGTAGTGATTGCCGAGCAGTGATAAGGTGAGGCTGGTGCAAGTCGGTCTTTTCCCGGCAGGCAAAGTCCTGAAATGGCAGGAATAAGGGGGCCCCTTTTGGGacacaacaataacaacagtGGTTTGTTGGTGTCGATGGTGTTATGCAAAGTAGTTTATACCACCTTCGACAGTTTAAACACAACTGTCACAAGAAATATGAATGACAAGGCTAAGATCACGCTTAACGCTCCATGCTATATATGCTTCATATGCTTTTAACTCCCTCACTTCCTTCACTCCCACAAACCACACCGAAACAAACCGCACTGTACCGCACAGCAAGTAAAGTTACAACCTCAACTTCTTGCTTATCTTCACCAAAACAGCCCCATCACTCTCCATCCCCTTCGCATCCAAAAGATGCACAAACCGATACCCTTCCCTCAACCGATCCAGCCTCACGCACGCCCACGCCGCCAACGAATCCCTTCCAATCTCATCATCCAGCACCAAGAACCTCACAAACGAGAGCTCCGGGACTACACCAGGGATATTCTCAAATTTCAGTTCTGTCTGGGCACCGAACTTCCCCTCCCAATCCGGATCGCATCCTCCCTTTATAGATTTGGTCTTGGCCTTGTACTcgccccctttttctttgccGTCCTGCGGCAGCTCGTCGGTACCGTGCCGCTCTCCAGGCTCTTCCACGTGTAGTTCGACTTTCAGGTAAGGGCGGAAAGAGTCGATGTTGTCGTCTccggggggaagggggagcgATTGAGCAGCGAGAACATTGATGGTAAGATCCATGGTGTAGTGCTGGACGGCGTCGGCTTGGGTGTCGGAGGCCAAGggtgagggggagggggacgGATTAGAGTCGGTGAGTTTGGCGCAGCGGTAGCCTAGGTCGGGTCTTGTTAGCGTTTTTGTCTTGCCTAAAGAGGAGTGGACTAAGTGGACGTACCAGCAGGTTTGAGCACATAACCGCCCGTCCCAGCAAACATGCCCTCATTCAGCATCATGCCCTCATCCCAATTCTGCCAATTCAGCGCCACAATCTGGATCCCCTTTCTCCAAAACACAGCCGGATCCAGGTTTGATGACAAGATACGCATACCAGACG
Proteins encoded in this region:
- the tim13 gene encoding mitochondrial import inner membrane translocase subunit tim-13 — encoded protein: MSDSTSETVKKAIIKQVLIESQSANARTLMEKIGENCFTSCVPKPGSSLSNSEKTCVTQCTEKYMAAWNVVNTTYLRRIQQEMGNQ